Below is a window of Procambarus clarkii isolate CNS0578487 chromosome 43, FALCON_Pclarkii_2.0, whole genome shotgun sequence DNA.
GTAACACGACAAAACACCATTCTGGACATTGTAACACGACAAAACACCATTCTGGACATTGTAACACGACAAAACACCATTCTGGACATTGTGACACGACAAAACACCATTCTGGacattgtaacactgtaaaacacCATTCTGGACATTGTGACACGACAAAACACCATTCTGGACATTGTAACACGACAAAACACCATTCTGGACATTGTAACACCGTAAAACACCATTCTGGACATTGTAACACCGTAAAACACCATTCTGGACATTGTAACACGACAAAACACCATTCTGGACATTGTAACACCGTAAAACACCATTCTGGACATTGTAACACCGTAAAACACCATTCTGGACATTGTAACACCGTAAAACACCATTCTGGACATTGTAACACGACAAAACACCATTCTGGACATTGTGACACGACAAAACACCATTCTGGACATTGTGACACGACAAAACACCATTCTGGACATTGGGACACGACAAAACACCATTCTGGACATTGTAACACGACAAAACACCATTCTGGACATTGTAACACCGTAAAACACCATTCTGGACATTGTAACACCGTAAAACACCATTCTGGACATTGTAACACCGTAAAACACCATTCTGGACATTGTAACACCGTAAAACACCATTCTGGACATTGTAACACGACAAAACACCATTCTGGACATTGTAACACGACAAAACAATCATGTGGCCAAAGAAGCAGCAGAAGCAACGAGCGTGAAATTGTGACAGCGTGACAAGGGACGCTGGGCTTGTGAAAGCTGCAACACTCAGGTACACTACTAACAAGCGAGTCGGGTTAAGTAGCATACACACAGATTATACACCTGGAGTATACCTAGAGTATACCTGGAGCGAGTTCCGCAAGTTCTTCTCCCAAGGCCCGGTCTGTGGCTAGGTGTATGGTTACTGCAGCCTAGGAGACTGTGCTGGTGGGGGGAGtaatgatagtagtggtggttgtgatgaggaaggttggtggtggtggtggtagtgggggagcATTGGTggcgtggtgttgatggtggtggggaaggggtggtggttcAAGATAGCTGTGGTCTACCACAGTCCGGGGTGTAGCTGGTGCCACTGTAGAAGGTAGCTGTGGTAGCAAGGTAGGGTGATGGAGCGGCGGATCAGCCTCCCATAAGAATACAATACATAGTAGCGAGGATAATAACTCACCAGTTGGGCATCAGTTAGTTACTCCAGAGATCTCCCCTTATTGTGAACACTCATGGCATGGTTGGTAGCACCACGGTCTCGGTTTAATTCACTTGGATCATCGAGGATTCGAACACAGGCCTCAAAATTACGAGACTTGTCCTACCATCCAGCCCATGTGTGCTCACAATAACAACAATTAGTGAGGTCCAAGAGAGCAAGCTGTCATTATATACTTTAAActctgtgtgtggagggggagggtgtggggtaaTGAGTGGGGGGTAATAAGGATGTAGGGAGAATGTGAGTGGTGGCACAGGATGgggtgggggcaggtcacaggcaCCAAGGAGGGCACACGGTCAGGGAGCACAAGCCAAGGCGGCCAGGAACGTGTTCCAGTCACGCACGGCCTGGACTTGCTGAAGGCCGACCCGCTCTCCATACACCGGTAAGTGTTCATCTCTCACACACCTCACTCATCTCTCACACACCtcactcatcacacacacacacctcacacacccgCGAGTGAGCACACTCTACAGTAATAAACACTACCACAAGGTAGGTGGTAGATCACTACCCACAAACCCACCAGCACAATAACCTACCAATCACAAGTACTACCAAACTCGGTAGTACTTACACGGAGTCTGAAAGGTAGCGTAAGACCTAATAGTGCCGAGCGCGTGACGAGTCCAGGGGGAGGAAGTTAGATCCCACCGCAcggctccaccacacacacttagaTACATCACTTGCTTATGATAACATTGTACAAACATTGGCAGTGTGCAGGAGGAGCAGCACACCGCACGTAACACCTACTATGAACTAACACCTCAACAACAACAGTTTATCAGAAGTAATCATGATGAACACGCTCCCCCGgggcgggggcggggggggggggagtgctggtGTAGTGGAGATGCAGTAATGCAGGAGGAGGTATGaacgaaatccacaagggccgtgatgagggatcgaacctacgtccgggatgatcccagacgcgccttaggtaTATCACATGAGGGTAGGTGTGGGGTGCTGGGTAGTGGAGGGggaccagcccgtcctcttacATATTAcggcacttttcgctcgtatggacTACGGCCAAACATCGCCGTATTGgaataaaaaaaatttttaattaatttttaaaatgAAATGGACCCAAAGCAGCAAGTTTTGGGTCCTctagtaggttaggagggcagaaaattctcctaaggtttcaaaacatcATGAAGCCtgctaatttaaagtgtcctaacctaaccgagcacGCCGCAGGACccggaacagaaaacgggacagtacgtcaattttgtgagccgatttcattttctattacgaccatttttggccttagtgcgcatacgagcgaaaagtgacgtattTAGTAAGAagacgggctgggggggggggagagaagagagggagcgAGAAAGAtaagtgggaggaggaggagacatggAAGGAAGAGAAGtggcaggaagaggagggagagaggaggaacgatggggggggggggagagaaagaggagggagggaCAAGTAGGAGGGCCAgatacccccacacacctggcagaCTCATCAGCATCATAACAAATAACGTTAGGCCCACCaccgcctccccccaccccccgccacCACAAACCTCTACACGGCTCATTCATTAATAATAAAACAACAAATGAAACCCCTTTTAATGAATATTCCAGAAAATCATCATCCCTGGTCATTATTAAAATTAAGTAACATAACAGTCAATCAttaacagcttggttgatcagtccagcaaccaggaggcctggtcgacgaccgggccgcggggacactaagccccggaagcacctcaaggtaacctccctcGTCAATTATCAGTTCAAACCCCCACGTGAACACCCATGTCTGTATACATTATCGGGTGtaagctctcacacacacacgggtctgtGTTCTCCTACACATCCTTGGTAATTTGTTGCATTTGCATTTTATAGTGTGACATATGGAGTTCAGTCCGTGTTTGATAGTACTGGAACACTCAATGGAACGCCAAAGGTCGTTCCAAGGACGCCAAAGGACGCCAAAGGACGCCAAAGGACGTTCCAAGGACGCCAAAGGACGTTCCAAGGACGCCAAAGGACGTTCCAAGGACGCCAAAGGACGTTCCAAGGACGCCAAAGGAcgttccaaggacagcaaaggacgttccAAGGACCCCAAAGGACATTCCAAGGACGCCAAAGGACGTTCCAAGGACGCCAAAGGACGTTCCAAGGACGCCAATGACGTGATAAAGTGGACGTACACTTAAGACAaggagatgagtgtgaggttccaTCTGCATCTTAGATGGTGATGAGTATTATCTCTTCTGGACGTTAAGTACATAAGGTCCTTTGAAAATTTGTATACAAGTGAAATTTATATTTGAatggttgttttagatttagccacTCAGAGCGAAatgtcatgtagcacgggctatagtgagcccgtaaatttTCATGGTGTTAGGGGAAGTTAAGCGGATGGTGCTGGGCATAGATGATTTGATTGTTGTCGCAGGaggaggctagtttattgtgcaccccatactcatcctgtgagcggtagcgcaaaaaaacattagagggcacaaaaggtctttatcagacctcatcttccattattacataaacaatttcatctatccttcacaccttatagttacaatgtcagctagttacagagaaagtgctatttcaagagctatatatttacagtaagtcattattcattaatggttggtcttatcgctaatacataatagtttgaccaatggagatattacagtcataggggagcttctgtttattattagtcctcacaatacactacttgtttcttaatctcatatgtcgttcatctactggaagcgaactatggatacagtgcaaggatttcaggtaatttatccatggtaataagataggctgccatatcatacagagtgagcttagatttatctctaaatggctcaattttactacaatccaagatatagtgttcgagtgtgtgtccctgtctttgtccacacactttacactttacttcatctagatccctatacaagccgaactgccagagatacttgtagccaagtcttatacgagctgtgacaacatctgttagtctactgactttgttacttgccccatacacatgttttacttcacacatttcattgtgataaacaatggacctgctagttccagtttgcactgttctactgtcttcaaatccatccatccagctctcgtctaatgacacttttaagggacctatttgataactcaagattccgttcaatactgtctttatttactgcagccttagcaagggcgtcaactttgtcatgttcctgcaggccaatgtgagaaggaatccacaacatttttatatttaccctcttgctaagtattcttatatatctacgtctagcttccaagacaagcacgttattacttgattgcaaactgtttattgctcgtagtgaggaaagggagtcggaaataattaagctgtctacttcagtgttgtcaataatgtaAAGTGCTGCCAGTATTGCTCCcaactcagcttgcattgtggatgcccagttactaattcttatattcctttgaattgtgctgccatcgggctgatgagcaataacagcacttcctgccctccctgtagctgtactgagtgatccgtcagtgtatatggtctgtgctatgttgtttcAGTTTGTATATTGTAAATGTGTTGTGTTCTATggggcttaatttagcagcaagctgagcatgagggttgtttgtgattagtttcctggtagggtatgcaggggtcaggatgccaAAAGGTacaatctgccagggtggaaggaagtgctgtactctttcatctgtatatacatcgtgcagtcccatcattttaatatgagtggctgttctttgaatccatttagactcgctggttccatttcgtatgtgttctaacagtgcaactgacacaatgttgtttttgttatcacgcagaagctggGCATAGAGTTCAGTGTTTACCGGGAGTCCGTTCCAACGGTAACATATAACTAACTGCAGggaatacggaaggaaatgcagaacaaattcaatgaagagagcactgaacatcagaggtccgcggaccCTCCAAATACCCTCAGTACAGTTCAGGGTACTGTTCAGTATCCTCCAAATCGCATGAGAAATGTTGCCGGAACAAGAAGTGGACAAGAAGAAGCGTAGAAAGTGAAGGTTGGCGAGACTGCAACACAACATATTGTTTTGCCAGCAAGTCGGTCAAGTGAGACTTCCAGTTCAATTCTCCACGAATACACTACACAAGAACATATTCACCGCTCACTAGATGAGGATGACTACCCACACATGGGGCCGGGCTTCATCATGAGTGTTTACATAtgaaatctgtacatctttcctcactcaTGGTGGCTTAGTCtgcatttatttaacagtttacgaGGTCCGGAGAGCTATGAGGTTGTCTATAACAATAAACTTTGCCTGTGAAGCTCCCACGCTCGTTAACTGATTAATACAAAGCCGCcattattgaggaaagatgtacagatttgattggtgaagattaagccaacaaaaggtggcacgggcatgaacaacCCGTAATGTACAGATTTCTgtcgttttagattcagctactcggaacaaaatgtccatgcagcacgggctatagtgagcccgtaactacAGATTtcgcaatgggggggggggaacttaaaTACTTGATAAATCCAGATCTAGCATGGTGCCCAAGATAGAGCATGAGCACTCATCCAAACAGGATGTGAAGCTCGTACTGGTATGAACATTATGGCGTCGTACACCTTGGgggcaccatacacacacacacatatagaacAACATTTTATCTGGTATTTCGGTTGGGTGGAGTTTGTGAGAGGAGTGGCGGTTAACGGAGCGGCGGGCGGGAAGCAGCGACCAACGGCGCTCCGGAGAGACAAGGGGCGGAAGTATTCCGACAAAGGCACGCAGAGAATTATAATGTCAGGGCCCCAGATGGGTTACGTTAAGAACATGAGTCACGTACCAGAAACTGAAGCACATCACACACTGAAGGAGCCAgtgtgcaacccccccccccacatacacatacatacacgtacatacatacatacatacacacacacacacacacacacacacacacacacacacacacacacacacacacacacacacacacacacacacacacacaggacacaaaaCATGAACACAGGACaacgttagagaagattcagagacatgccaccagactagtcacaGAGCCAAGAGATACGAGGAAAGGCCACGGGAATCAAACCTCAcgcccctggaaaacagaagttaGGAGATACATGATCACCACCCACAAAAATCTCAACAGGAATTGacaggatcttcttgaggttatcttgagatgatttcggggcttttttagtgtccccgcggcccggtcctcgaccaggcctccacccctaggaagcagcccgtgacagctgactaacacccaggtacctattttactcctaggtaacaggggcatagggtgaaagaaactctgcccattgtttctcgccggcgcctgggatcgaacccaggaccacaggatcacaagtccagcgtgctgtccgctcggccgaccggctccacaaaAGCCACCCAaaatggacaaagacaaactatttagcacgggtggaacacaaagattgggggacacaggtggaaacttattattcaaaatgagccacagagacacaagaaagaactttttcagtgtcagggcaaTTAAGAAATGGAATgcgctaggcagtgatgtggtggaggcagacttcatacacggtttcaaatgttgatatgatagaacccaatagacttaggaaactgtacaccagttgattgacagttgagagaccgaACCAGAAAGCCTAAACTCAGTCCCCGCAAGTGCAATTAGGCGAGTTAACATATGCacgtgcacgcgcacacacacacacacacactaggaagaaGCCAGTGGCGTGTCCACACTCAAAGCTGCAAGCAACACCACGTCAACGACCCACATCTTGCCAAGCGAGACATGACCAAATCAATCGAGGATGTGACACCAGAAAACGTATATATCTATGACTTCCATGAATATCTCCcagcctccaacaccaccgctTCCCAACATTGTTATCTAAGTAACTCGCAGTTGTTGGTGAACGTGAATAACTTAGGCTCAATATATGATCTATACTTCAGCAAATAAGAACAGAAGAATAAGTCTGCATCACTCCTAGGACTCAAGTGGCCGTAAATAGGCAAGGTCTGCGAGGCGGGAGTCCACGCTGCGCGGGTCTGCGAGGCGGGAGTCCACGCTGCGCGGGTCTGCGAGGCGGGAGTCCACGCTGCGCGGGTCTGCGAGGCGGGAGTCCACGCTGCGCGGGTCTGCGAGGCGGGAGTCTCCGTCATGCAGGAAATCATCTGATTTTCCTTTTAAGCTTAAAGCTTTACCTTCCCAAAATGTTCAGGAATTTAGAGTCCCTTACAATGTGCCTCCAGCTTTGTTACACACAAGGAAACTGTCCACAAACATTGATCAATAGTTTAATATACTGTGCACAGCCATTGGGTCCTGTAGCACAGTAGACTACGTTCTCGGTTCACAACAGAGGCatctgggttcaatccccgggcAGGAAAggaacggttgggcacgttttctttccCCTGACACCTTTATTCATCTAACCAGCCTCGATAAGCTCAAGTATACGCTTTCTGACCCCCGACACAagttacagcccctctcctttgccaggtaagtccactacgggctcaccacagcccgtgctacttgccactTTTGTTCcaagaagctgaatctaaaacagcaacaacaaaaAACCGATAACGAACATATATTTGCGTTGTCTCTAATGACCTTGTGGATGCCGCCGCTATGGAAGCCGTCCGTGCCTGTCGCTATCTCCCAGAAGCGATTTAATTACTCTGATTTTTACCCTTCTCATTCCAAGCACAATCCGCAATAGAATTAAAAGGTCCGTTACACAAACCCCTTAAAACGTATGTTAAGCTTGCAACGTATGAAATGCAACATTAATTACAACATATTGCATGACTAAGCCATgtaacccggggggggggggcaataaagtctATAATATACTTAGTTAAACGAATTTGGGGTTCACTTTCCGGGTCCATTACGCACCTtaataaccttttccactaccgctcacaggaagggtatagggtacaccaccacccacaggatgggcatgggctcCATATCAAACGGAACTATCTTACgaccgggagagagagagagagaacactccACCGGCAACCCGTTTCTCGCACTTGCTtcctgtcaatattggcttatttaataagtgcatatgtgacatactaattgattgtgaatattttagtttaccttgaaaagcttcatagaaaacaccgacctcacctaaccttcttagtatgttaagataagcatcttattgcttcttatttacaattattacttaaactATCAACGGTATACCGGCAACATTTAACCCATAACCATACCTGGTGTTTACACACTAGACAATCCTACCATTGCACACCCGGCACAACTTGGTGCCAGGGGAGGCCTGCCACTCTTCATGTCAGGTGGAAGCGTGGCACTCCACGCTTACGACAGcaatatatacatacaatattaTGGTGTTTAATGGTGGATGTTGTGAACTTTTCCTCTAATGTTGTACCCATAAGCGAAAATGTGTTTCCAGAATTCTTCCAAACACAACCCCATTCGCGCCTTCCTTGTCAGTTATAATGCGCTTTAAATAAGCAAAATTTACTATAAACGTGAGAGCGGCCGTTACGCTCAACACGCTATGCAAATGGTCGTTAGTGTGTGTTGGGTGGATGTGCGTGCATGATGTGGTCATGTTCAGGGTGGACGCTGCCGCCCAGAGCGCCGGCACGACGCTGCCGCCCAGAGCGCCGGCACGACGCTGCCGCCCAGAGCGCCGGCAGGACGCTGCCGCCCAGAGCGCCGGCGGGACGCTGCCGCCCAGAGCGCCGGCACGACGCTGCCGCCCAGAGCGCCGGCACGACGCTGCCGCCCAGAGCGCCGGCACGACGCTGCCGCCCAGAGCGCCGGCAGGACGCTGCCGCCCAGAGCGCCGGCGGGACACTGCCGCCCAGAGCGCCGGCGGGACGCTGCCGCCCAGAGCGCCGGCAGGACGGTGCCGCCCAGAGCGCCGGCGGGACGCTGCCGCCCAGAGCGCCGGCAGGACGCTGCCGCCCAGAGCGCCGGCAGGACGGTGCCGCCCAGAGCGCCGGCAGGACGGTGCCGCCCAGAGCGCCGGCAGGACGGTGCCGCCCAGAGCGCCGGCAGGACGGTGCCGCCCAGAGCGCCGGCAGGACGGTGCCGCCCAGAGCGCCGGCGGGACGCTGCCGCCCAGAGCGCCGGCAGGACGGTGCCGCCCAGAGCGCCGGCGGGACGCTGCCGCCCAGAGCGCCGGCGGGACGCTGCCGCCCAGAGCGCCGGCGGGACGCTGCCGCCCAGAGCGCCGGCAGGACGGTGCCGCCCAGAGCGCCGGCGGGACGCTGCCGCCCAGAGCGCCGGCAGGACGGTGCCGCCCAGAGCGCCGGCGGGACGCTGCCGCCCAGAGCGCCGGCGGGACGCTGCCGCCCAGAGCGCCGGCAGGACGGTGCCGCCCAGAGCGCCGGCGG
It encodes the following:
- the LOC138349930 gene encoding involucrin-like; translated protein: MIVLSCYNVQNGVLSCYNVQNGVLRCYNVQNGVLRCYNVQNGVLRCYNVQNGVLRCYNVQNGVLSCYNVQNGVLSCPNVQNGVLSCHNVQNGVLSCHNVQNGVLSCYNVQNGVLRCYNVQNGVLRCYNVQNGVLRCYNVQNGVLSCYNVQNGVLRCYNVQNGVLRCYNVQNGVLSCYNVQNGVLSCHNVQNGVLQCYNVQNGVLSCHNVQNGVLSCYNVQNGVLSCYNVQNGVLSCYNVQNGVLQCHNVQNGVLSCYNVQNGVLSCYNVQNGVLSCYNVQNGVLQCHNVQNGVLSCYNVQNGVLSCYNVQNGVLSCYNVQNGVLSCYNVQNGVLSCYNVQNGVLSCHNVQNGVLSCHNVQNGVLSCHNVQNGVLSCYNVQNGVLSCHNVQNGVLSCYNVQNDVLPCHNVQNDVLPCQNVQNDGVLCK